In one window of Mustelus asterias unplaced genomic scaffold, sMusAst1.hap1.1 HAP1_SCAFFOLD_130, whole genome shotgun sequence DNA:
- the LOC144484896 gene encoding uncharacterized protein LOC144484896, which yields MEKHHDTDIIEKPWICGDCGKAFTCPSKLETHRRTHTGERPFTCPVCWKEFTQSSCLTLHQRVHTGERPYTCSVCGKGFVQMYNLQLHRRVHTGERPFTCSVCGKRFINSSNLVTHQRVHTEERPFSCTDCGKSFRHSSSLKAHQRLHTGERPFTCSECGKGFTTSSHLVTHQRLHE from the coding sequence ATGGAGAAACATCATGATACTGACATCATAGAGAAACCGTggatatgtggggactgtgggaaagcattcacttgcccatccaaactggaaacgcatcgacgcacccacactggggagagacccttcacctgcCCCGTGTGTTGGAAGGAATTTACTCAATCATCCTGCCTAacattacaccagcgagttcacactggagagagaccgtacacttgctctgtgtgtgggaagggattcgtccAGATGTATAACCTACAGTTACACAggagagttcacaccggagagaggccgttcacctgctccgtgtgtgggaagcgattcattaattcatccaacctcgtgacacaccagcgagttcacactgaggagaggccgttcagctgcactgactgtggaaagagcttcagacattcatccagcctcaaagcacatcagcgacttcacactggggagagaccattcacctgctcagagtgtgggaagggattcactacctcctCCCACCTGGTGACACATCAGCGACTTCACGAGTGA